From Pagrus major chromosome 9, Pma_NU_1.0, the proteins below share one genomic window:
- the LOC141002462 gene encoding trace amine-associated receptor 8a-like produces MKTLDEVELCFPELLNSSCRKTQRPHSVSMLTYIILSSISLLTVALNLLVIISISHFKQLHTPANLLLLSLATSDFFVGLLMIFQIVLVDGCWFLGDLMCTVYYLLNYIITSASIGTMVLISVDRYVAICDPLHYPTKVTQKRVQVCVCLCWMFSALSHSLLLKDNLKQPGRYNSCIGQCVIVIDHVAVHVDLFLSFIGPVTVIVILYMRVFVVAVSQARAMRSHIAAVTLHCSGKVIAKKSELKAATALGVVVVVFLICVCPYFCVALTGQDTMLNAVAAAFVICLFYFNSCLNPLIYAFFYTWFRKSIKLIVTLRILQVDSCEINML; encoded by the exons ATGAAAACTCTTGATGAAGTTGAACTCTGCTTTCCAGAACTCCTCAACTCCTCCTGCAGGAAGACTCAGCGTCCTCACTCTGTATCCATGCTCACTTACATCATtctgtcctccatctctctgctcaCTGTGGCTCTCAATCTGCTGGTGATCATCTCCATCTCACACTTCAA GCAACTTCACACCCCTGCCaacctcctccttctttctctggCCACCTCAGATTTCTTTGTGGGCCTCCTCATGATCTTTCAAATTGTCCTCGTAGACGGCTGCTGGTTCCTCGGTGACCtcatgtgtactgtgtattatCTTTTGAATTATATTATTACCTCTGCCTCAATAGGAACCATGGTGCTCATATCTGTTGACCGCTATGTTGCTATTTGTGATCCTTTACATTACCCCACTAAAGTCACTCAAAAAAGAGTTcaagtctgtgtttgtctgtgttggatgttttctgctctctctcacagTCTGCTGTTGAAAGATAACCTGAAACAACCAGGCAGGTATAACTCCTGTATTGGACAATGTGTGATTGTTATTGATCATGTTGCAGTACATGTTGAtctttttttgtcctttatTGGTCCTGTCACTGTCATTGTCATTCTGTACATGAGAGTATTTGTTGTGGCTGTGTCTCAGGCTCGTGCCATGCGGTCTCATATTGCAGCTGTCACTCTTCATTGTTCAGGGAAAGTAATTGCTAAGAAATCTGAGTTGAAAGCAGCCACTGCTcttggtgttgttgtagttgtgtttttaatatgtgTCTGCCCATACTTTTGTGTTGCACTTACAGGCCAGGACACCATGCTCAATGCTGTGGCTGCTGCCTTTGTAATATGTCTGTTCTATTTTAACTCCTGTTTAAATCCTCTGATCTACGCCTTTTTCTACACCTGGTTCAGAAAATCCATCAAACTCATTGTTACACTCAGGATTCTGCAGGTTGACTCATGTGAAATCAACATGCTGTAG